One genomic segment of Chelonia mydas isolate rCheMyd1 chromosome 1, rCheMyd1.pri.v2, whole genome shotgun sequence includes these proteins:
- the EEF1AKMT1 gene encoding EEF1A lysine methyltransferase 1 produces MSDDDDDIPQLSSHTLAALQEFYIDQRQREGIKISQGFKQYSFGSIEEDWQLSQFWYDDETALCLANEAVLAAGRGGRIACVSAPSVYQKLKEQNGKDFSVCILEYDKRFSVYGEEFIFYDYNNPLNLPGNLIPHSFDIVLADPPYLSEECLRKTAETIKYLTKGKILLCTGAVMEEQAAKHLGVKMCNFTPKHTRNLANEFRCYVNYDSGLDRDSSCSECT; encoded by the exons atGAGTGACGATGACGACGACATCCCTCAGCTTTCATCCCATACACTGGCAGCCCTGCAGGAATTCTATATAGATCAGCGACAGAGAGAGGGCATAAAGATCTCCCAAGGATTTAAACAGTATTCCTTTGGCTCAATAGAAGAGGACTGG CAATTGAGCCAGTTTTGGTATGATGATGAAACTGCATTATGCCTGGCTAATGAAGCTGTTCTGGCAGCTGGAAGAGGTGGCAG gatAGCGTGTGTTAGTGCTCCAAGTGTTTACCAGAAACTGAAAGAACAGAATGGCAAAGATTTTTCCGTGTGTATACTGGAATATGACAAAAGATTTTCTGTATATGGAGAGGAATTTATCTTCTATGATTACAACAATCCATTGAATTTACCTGGAAATCTCATACCACACAGTTTTGACATAGTATTAGCGGATCCACCCTATCTGTCTGAGGAGTGTCTCAGAAAAACAGCAGAGACAATCAAATACTTAACAAAAGGAAAGATTCTGCTCTGTACAG gTGCAGTCATGGAGGAGCAGGCAGCGAAGCATCTTGGTGTGAAGATGTGCAATTTTACTCCAAAACATACACGAAACTTAGCCAACGAATTTCGATGTTATGTGAATTATGATTCTGGACTAGACCGTGATTCTAGCTGTTCAGAGTGTACCTAA